A stretch of [Clostridium] innocuum DNA encodes these proteins:
- a CDS encoding SOS response-associated peptidase: MCGRYFFELKELPAFARLKHKIEQQALFEFAREEVFPGNQALVLVNGQEDFSLDVMKWGIEGPYGKLINARSEGIEKKKTFRSMLSKKCLIPCNGFYEWVKVGKQKQKILIQREDAPLFYLAGIYNEHKEFVIVTGESVRQMKDIHDRTPILMLEDQIPLYLQDELEFQVDNERLTFTAVDNRKAPVPAKNSQLSLFDEDER; this comes from the coding sequence ATGTGCGGAAGATATTTTTTTGAATTAAAAGAGCTGCCTGCATTCGCAAGGCTGAAGCATAAAATCGAGCAGCAGGCGCTGTTTGAGTTTGCCAGAGAGGAAGTATTTCCCGGCAATCAGGCGCTGGTACTCGTCAACGGACAGGAGGATTTTTCGCTGGATGTGATGAAATGGGGAATCGAGGGACCGTATGGTAAGCTGATCAATGCAAGAAGTGAAGGTATTGAAAAGAAAAAGACCTTTCGCTCCATGCTTTCTAAGAAATGTCTGATTCCCTGCAACGGATTTTATGAATGGGTGAAGGTAGGAAAGCAGAAGCAGAAAATACTGATCCAGCGCGAGGATGCCCCTCTGTTTTATCTGGCAGGAATTTATAATGAGCATAAGGAATTCGTGATTGTGACAGGGGAATCCGTAAGACAAATGAAGGATATCCATGATCGTACTCCCATTCTGATGCTTGAGGATCAGATTCCGCTGTATCTGCAGGACGAACTGGAATTTCAGGTAGATAACGAACGACTGACATTTACGGCAGTGGATAACAGGAAAGCACCTGTACCGGCTAAAAACAGCCAGCTGTCACTGTTTGATGAGGATGAGCGATGA
- a CDS encoding tetratricopeptide repeat protein: MDYKEEFTQLIEENRLDDARILLEKHKLYASEEPFYYGNMGWILNHMERYQEAEVFLRKGLVYFPEDGWIYSQLGFSLDRQRNIRDGLDALLKALELGFDEPWLHGEIGWCYKELGNLKDAITYFENGLLDDERNVWLLSQAAEAYYGLGDKETAEEYYVRSYRILPDEDARFDLARFYKACGEYDKEIQILQEIQHEHYRDWREFELGFAYFQKDEPQEALLHLLKALELGRDDTSERTLLGDVYRSLQRIRESDEQYNTALEYFEKALQKETDTYWIYQEMIWIAHKQQDWTKKLQYLERASEEKKDDLWLMFHYARCYSDLHDHVKAIAACEFCLQHGEEGREMQDLYAWNLGRSSQGEKAIAVLKKRIERFGGEAWNFSELGWNYTQLEDYKEAIRCFKKAYDLEPKNPLNCSMLGWCNLRLNQLDAALSFLLEARQLGRDDGWLHSAFGELYTEKQKYAQALEHYQKALKQGYNENWIKKEITQLEGLLEERNEKV; this comes from the coding sequence ATGGATTATAAGGAAGAATTTACACAGCTGATCGAGGAAAACAGGCTGGACGATGCACGTATACTGCTGGAGAAGCACAAGCTGTACGCGAGTGAGGAGCCTTTTTATTATGGGAATATGGGATGGATTCTGAATCATATGGAGCGCTATCAGGAGGCGGAGGTATTTCTGCGAAAAGGGCTTGTTTATTTCCCGGAGGATGGTTGGATATATTCTCAGCTGGGCTTTTCACTGGATCGGCAGAGGAATATCAGGGATGGACTGGATGCTTTGCTGAAGGCTTTGGAGCTTGGCTTTGATGAGCCCTGGCTGCATGGTGAAATTGGATGGTGTTATAAGGAGCTGGGCAATCTGAAAGATGCGATTACATATTTTGAAAACGGCTTGCTGGATGATGAACGAAATGTCTGGCTGCTTTCGCAGGCTGCCGAGGCATATTACGGGCTTGGAGACAAGGAAACAGCTGAGGAATACTATGTGAGGAGCTACCGTATCCTGCCGGATGAGGATGCTCGCTTTGATCTGGCGAGGTTTTACAAGGCCTGTGGGGAATATGATAAGGAGATTCAAATCCTGCAGGAGATTCAACATGAGCATTACCGGGACTGGAGGGAATTTGAGCTTGGATTTGCTTATTTCCAGAAGGATGAACCACAGGAGGCACTTTTGCATCTTTTAAAGGCTCTGGAGCTGGGAAGAGATGATACAAGTGAGCGAACGCTGCTGGGAGATGTGTATCGTTCCCTGCAACGTATCAGGGAATCGGATGAGCAGTATAACACGGCTCTGGAGTACTTTGAAAAGGCATTGCAGAAGGAAACGGATACCTATTGGATCTATCAGGAAATGATCTGGATTGCGCATAAGCAGCAGGACTGGACAAAAAAGCTTCAATATCTGGAGCGTGCCAGTGAAGAAAAAAAGGATGATCTTTGGCTGATGTTTCATTATGCCCGATGCTACAGTGATCTGCATGACCATGTTAAGGCTATTGCAGCCTGTGAGTTCTGTCTGCAGCATGGAGAGGAAGGCAGGGAAATGCAGGATCTGTATGCGTGGAATCTGGGAAGAAGCTCTCAGGGGGAGAAAGCCATTGCTGTTTTGAAGAAGCGGATTGAGCGCTTCGGAGGTGAAGCCTGGAATTTCAGCGAGCTGGGCTGGAATTATACACAGCTGGAAGACTATAAAGAAGCGATTCGCTGCTTTAAGAAGGCCTATGATCTGGAACCGAAGAATCCGTTAAACTGTTCCATGCTGGGTTGGTGTAATCTGCGGCTGAATCAACTGGATGCGGCCTTATCGTTTCTTCTGGAAGCTCGTCAGCTGGGAAGGGATGACGGCTGGCTGCATTCCGCGTTTGGGGAGCTGTATACGGAAAAACAGAAATATGCGCAGGCTCTGGAGCATTATCAGAAAGCCCTGAAGCAGGGCTATAATGAAAATTGGATAAAAAAAGAGATTACACAGCTTGAAGGACTGCTGGAGGAACGAAACGAAAAAGTATAA
- a CDS encoding Spx/MgsR family RNA polymerase-binding regulatory protein yields the protein MIILYTSPGCASCRKAKQWLKDNDMKYIEKNIFTTLLKEDEIKYLLQRTENGTEDIISTRSKAFQELHRDLDDISIKELVDIIQKNPSILKRPIMINEKSFVVGYDDDEITALVPAKLRLTAQQACNPSCANYPICGRVREEA from the coding sequence ATGATTATTTTATATACTTCGCCTGGGTGTGCTAGCTGTAGAAAAGCGAAACAATGGTTAAAAGACAATGATATGAAATACATTGAAAAGAATATTTTTACAACACTGCTGAAGGAGGATGAAATCAAATACCTTCTGCAGAGAACAGAGAATGGTACGGAGGATATCATATCCACGCGTTCCAAGGCATTTCAGGAGCTGCATAGAGATTTGGATGATATCTCTATCAAGGAGCTGGTGGATATAATACAGAAAAATCCATCCATTCTGAAGCGTCCGATTATGATCAATGAGAAGAGCTTCGTTGTCGGATATGACGATGATGAAATTACGGCACTTGTTCCGGCGAAGCTGCGGCTTACCGCACAGCAGGCATGTAATCCAAGCTGTGCAAACTATCCGATCTGCGGCAGGGTTCGCGAGGAAGCATAA
- the trpS gene encoding tryptophan--tRNA ligase — MKRMLSGIKPTGRLTLGNYIGAIRNFVAYQDDYEMYVFIANMHAITVPQERAELKKNTKDLIALYLAAGLDPKKATIFLQSDVHEHAELGWIMTCNSYMGELQRMTQYKDKTAKGETGITAGLFTYPSLMAADILLYDADYVPVGLDQKQHVELTRNLAERFNNRYGDTFIIPEPLVSKVGAKIYSLQDPTKKMSKSEENPKGTIDLLDEPAVARKKIMSAVTDSLGIIQYDPEHQPGVSNLLTILSSLNGESIESIVERYKGKGYGDFKKEVGAAVFDFLSELQAKYKEILSSGMVEKVITEGNEKARRSAHKKLMKVKKKVGFQLF; from the coding sequence ATGAAAAGAATGCTAAGCGGCATCAAACCAACCGGGCGTTTAACACTCGGAAACTATATCGGAGCTATACGGAATTTCGTAGCTTACCAGGACGATTATGAAATGTATGTCTTCATTGCGAATATGCATGCAATCACGGTTCCACAGGAGCGTGCAGAGCTGAAAAAGAACACAAAGGATTTAATTGCCCTGTACCTGGCTGCCGGACTGGATCCAAAAAAAGCTACGATCTTTTTACAGAGCGATGTGCATGAACATGCGGAGCTTGGATGGATAATGACCTGCAATTCCTATATGGGCGAGCTGCAGCGAATGACACAGTATAAGGATAAGACCGCAAAGGGTGAAACAGGTATTACCGCAGGACTGTTTACGTATCCTTCTTTGATGGCTGCGGATATCCTGCTGTATGATGCGGATTATGTACCGGTAGGTCTGGATCAGAAGCAGCATGTGGAGCTGACCAGAAATCTGGCAGAGCGCTTCAACAACCGTTATGGTGATACCTTTATCATTCCGGAACCGCTTGTCAGTAAGGTAGGTGCAAAAATTTATTCCCTGCAGGATCCTACAAAGAAGATGTCCAAATCTGAGGAAAATCCAAAGGGTACCATTGATCTGCTGGATGAACCGGCAGTAGCACGAAAGAAAATTATGTCTGCAGTTACTGATTCATTGGGTATCATTCAGTATGACCCCGAACATCAACCTGGTGTTTCCAATCTGTTAACAATCTTATCATCCTTGAATGGGGAAAGCATCGAAAGCATTGTTGAGCGCTATAAAGGTAAGGGCTATGGCGATTTCAAGAAGGAGGTCGGCGCTGCAGTCTTTGATTTCCTGAGTGAGCTGCAGGCAAAGTACAAAGAGATTCTCTCCAGCGGTATGGTGGAAAAGGTTATTACAGAAGGAAATGAAAAAGCAAGACGCAGTGCGCACAAAAAGCTGATGAAGGTCAAGAAAAAAGTTGGTTTCCAGTTATTTTAA
- a CDS encoding AAA family ATPase has product MHSLFLREVSIDWDAVSDYTQHIAALHSFDRLIFQKQITFFTGENGSGKSTLLEAIAVAYGFNPEGGTKNYRFYTKDTHSSLHEGIHLSRGFCQPSCSYFLRAESFYNLATKAEEYASIYQGRELHSCSHGESFLSFIQSFRDIGLFLLDEPEAALSPQRQLTLLIQLSTMAWEGSQFLIATNSPILLGIPNAQILSFDDGIIEEITYEQTASYQITEMFMNNREYMLDKLLRENEK; this is encoded by the coding sequence ATGCATAGCTTATTTCTACGCGAAGTATCAATAGATTGGGATGCTGTTAGCGACTATACGCAACATATTGCGGCACTGCACTCCTTTGACCGGCTAATCTTTCAAAAACAGATTACCTTTTTTACAGGAGAAAACGGCTCCGGCAAATCAACGCTTCTGGAGGCGATTGCTGTTGCTTATGGTTTTAATCCGGAGGGTGGTACCAAAAACTACCGCTTTTATACAAAGGATACGCATTCCTCCCTGCACGAGGGGATTCATTTAAGCCGCGGTTTCTGTCAGCCCTCCTGTTCTTATTTTTTACGGGCGGAAAGTTTTTATAATCTTGCGACCAAGGCTGAGGAGTATGCGTCCATCTATCAGGGAAGAGAACTGCATTCCTGTTCCCATGGTGAGAGCTTTTTATCCTTTATACAAAGCTTTCGGGACATCGGCTTGTTTTTACTGGATGAGCCGGAGGCCGCATTGTCCCCACAGCGCCAGCTGACCCTGCTGATACAGCTGTCAACGATGGCTTGGGAGGGCTCACAGTTTCTCATTGCAACAAACTCTCCGATTTTGCTTGGTATTCCCAATGCACAGATTTTAAGCTTTGATGATGGAATCATTGAAGAAATCACCTATGAGCAGACCGCATCCTATCAGATCACCGAAATGTTTATGAATAACCGTGAGTATATGCTCGACAAGCTGTTACGGGAAAACGAGAAATAA
- a CDS encoding GNAT family N-acetyltransferase — MITLRKVDKRNIWSIVWLKVHDEQQSFVATNTESMLQAYTTMTEGGVALPFGIYDEESLIGFVMFGYGRQEESDPPIAQNNYSIWRFMIDKAWQGKGLGKQALQTAIDFVKTMPCGKAEFVWLSYEAENTAAGALYYAAGFRENNELCDGETVAVLRLKEA, encoded by the coding sequence ATGATAACACTACGCAAGGTTGACAAACGCAATATCTGGTCCATTGTTTGGCTGAAGGTGCATGATGAACAGCAAAGCTTTGTGGCAACCAATACAGAGAGCATGCTGCAGGCATATACAACGATGACAGAAGGTGGTGTTGCTTTGCCGTTTGGCATCTACGATGAGGAAAGTCTGATTGGTTTTGTCATGTTTGGCTACGGACGACAGGAAGAAAGTGATCCGCCGATCGCACAGAATAATTATTCCATTTGGCGGTTTATGATTGATAAAGCCTGGCAGGGAAAAGGACTAGGCAAGCAGGCGCTGCAGACTGCCATTGATTTTGTAAAAACGATGCCCTGTGGTAAAGCAGAGTTCGTATGGCTTTCCTATGAGGCAGAGAATACAGCAGCCGGTGCCTTGTATTATGCAGCAGGCTTTCGTGAAAACAACGAGCTGTGTGACGGTGAAACCGTAGCCGTTTTGCGGCTAAAGGAAGCATAG
- a CDS encoding ASCH domain-containing protein: MLKLVLDNIKRATASSLYAYEIQHERLPQVNDFNILIDWAGTPFCVIKTTTVTILPFHKITFALCMREGEDDTLESWQKTHRAFFTKEGNALGYSFCEDMPVVFEDFEVVYRR, from the coding sequence CTGCTAAAGCTGGTGCTTGATAACATAAAAAGAGCGACTGCAAGCAGCCTCTATGCATATGAAATACAGCATGAACGGCTGCCGCAGGTCAATGACTTCAATATTCTGATTGACTGGGCAGGCACTCCCTTCTGTGTGATCAAAACCACAACCGTTACGATCCTTCCCTTCCATAAGATAACCTTCGCGCTGTGTATGCGGGAGGGTGAGGACGATACACTGGAATCGTGGCAGAAAACCCATCGTGCCTTTTTCACAAAGGAAGGAAATGCTTTGGGCTATTCGTTTTGTGAGGATATGCCGGTTGTATTCGAGGATTTTGAGGTCGTCTACAGGCGATAG
- a CDS encoding undecaprenyl-diphosphate phosphatase — translation MFLFDMIKAVLLGIIQGITEWLPVSSTGHMILFNSFFPMSSSLAKPDTPEFAFWGLFLVVIQLGSILAVCVLYFHKLNPFSPRKSISEKRNTWDLWFHVLVASIPGIIGIFLNDYVEKYMNNAIVVAIALIVFGIGFIVLESTKHHPKYRRVGEITYQTAFLIGLFQLIAALVPGTSRSGATILGASILGCSRFAASEFSFFMAIPAMAGASGLKFLKYFMHYGFSMSGGNIALLVVASIIAFVISMFAIRFLMNYIRNHDFKIFGYYRIVVGVAVLICYFLGVLNLSAI, via the coding sequence ATGTTTCTATTTGATATGATAAAAGCGGTTCTGCTGGGAATCATTCAGGGGATTACGGAATGGCTTCCTGTCAGCAGCACCGGACATATGATTCTGTTCAACAGCTTCTTTCCAATGAGCTCGTCGCTGGCCAAACCGGATACTCCGGAATTTGCATTTTGGGGATTGTTTCTGGTAGTTATCCAGCTGGGGTCCATTCTGGCGGTCTGTGTTTTGTATTTTCATAAGCTGAATCCATTTTCACCAAGAAAATCCATCAGTGAAAAGCGCAATACCTGGGATTTGTGGTTTCATGTGCTGGTAGCGTCCATTCCCGGCATCATCGGTATCTTTCTGAATGACTATGTTGAAAAGTATATGAACAATGCCATTGTTGTGGCAATTGCACTGATCGTATTCGGTATCGGATTTATTGTACTGGAAAGCACCAAGCATCATCCCAAATACCGTAGGGTTGGTGAAATCACCTATCAAACGGCCTTTCTGATTGGTTTGTTCCAGCTGATTGCGGCTCTGGTTCCCGGAACCTCACGGAGTGGGGCAACCATTTTAGGAGCTTCCATACTGGGGTGTTCCCGTTTTGCGGCCAGTGAGTTTTCCTTCTTTATGGCAATTCCTGCCATGGCGGGTGCCAGCGGATTAAAATTCCTAAAATACTTCATGCATTACGGATTCTCCATGAGCGGGGGAAATATTGCACTGCTCGTTGTCGCAAGCATTATCGCATTTGTGATATCCATGTTTGCCATCCGCTTCCTGATGAATTATATCCGCAACCATGATTTCAAAATCTTCGGTTATTATCGAATCGTTGTAGGTGTTGCAGTGCTGATCTGTTACTTCCTCGGCGTATTAAATTTAAGTGCAATTTAA
- the murD gene encoding UDP-N-acetylmuramoyl-L-alanine--D-glutamate ligase has product MKEHVLVIGAAKSGVAVAKLLQRHGFDVTITDMNAIHELDELQTLGIHVFEKGHPEELKREDYAFVVKNPGIKYTVPFVRYFVKHKVKILTEVEIGYRYATKFKYGAVTGTNGKTTITTMLYEMLKYNQKAIVAGNIGWPLSELALAYEAEEKDVALELSNFQLLGIEHFAPSVSVVCNLAPDHLDYMPSVDSYYESKMRIYENCTEDDWFLRNVDDATVMQYAQHIPCKVIDFSLTRQDVDLYRKDGTVYLHELALFEEKNFHVVGDYNLSNAMIASCMAYKLGVSVSDIQKAIAAFSPVEHRLEYIGEKNGVKFYNDSKATNTHAVTAALNSFDKNIILLAGGHDKGISFADLKQYDERVKLCVAFGETGVQFQDIFSRVQVVETMQEALDVAIANSKEQDIVLLSPACSSYDQFPNYEVRGTLFKEMVRKWLQA; this is encoded by the coding sequence ATGAAGGAACATGTACTGGTAATTGGAGCCGCAAAAAGCGGTGTTGCGGTCGCAAAGCTGTTACAGCGGCATGGCTTTGATGTTACGATTACGGATATGAATGCGATCCATGAGCTGGATGAGCTGCAGACTCTGGGCATTCATGTGTTTGAAAAGGGACATCCGGAAGAACTAAAGCGCGAGGACTATGCCTTCGTTGTGAAAAATCCGGGGATCAAATACACGGTTCCCTTTGTCCGCTACTTTGTGAAGCACAAGGTGAAGATCCTGACAGAGGTGGAAATCGGCTACCGGTATGCGACAAAATTCAAGTACGGTGCTGTGACGGGGACGAATGGAAAAACCACCATCACCACCATGCTGTATGAAATGCTGAAATATAATCAAAAGGCAATCGTAGCCGGCAACATCGGCTGGCCGCTGAGTGAGCTTGCGCTTGCTTATGAAGCTGAGGAAAAGGATGTCGCTTTGGAGCTGAGTAACTTTCAGCTGCTGGGCATTGAACACTTTGCGCCAAGTGTCAGCGTGGTATGCAACCTCGCACCGGATCATCTGGACTATATGCCGAGTGTGGATTCCTATTATGAAAGCAAAATGCGCATTTATGAGAACTGTACAGAGGATGATTGGTTCCTGCGCAATGTGGATGATGCAACCGTCATGCAGTATGCGCAGCATATTCCATGTAAAGTGATTGATTTTTCCCTGACACGTCAGGATGTTGATTTGTATCGTAAAGACGGTACGGTATATCTGCATGAGCTTGCGCTGTTTGAAGAAAAAAACTTTCATGTCGTCGGCGACTATAATCTGTCCAATGCCATGATTGCATCCTGCATGGCCTATAAGCTGGGCGTATCCGTTTCTGATATTCAAAAGGCGATCGCCGCCTTTTCGCCGGTGGAGCATCGTCTGGAATATATCGGAGAGAAAAACGGTGTAAAATTTTACAATGACTCCAAGGCAACCAATACGCATGCGGTCACTGCGGCATTGAACTCCTTTGATAAAAACATCATTCTGCTTGCCGGCGGGCATGACAAGGGTATCAGCTTTGCGGATTTAAAACAGTATGATGAACGCGTCAAGCTGTGTGTGGCCTTTGGGGAAACCGGAGTGCAGTTTCAGGATATCTTCTCCCGTGTTCAGGTTGTGGAAACCATGCAGGAGGCACTGGATGTGGCAATTGCGAACAGTAAGGAACAGGATATCGTCCTGCTGTCACCGGCCTGCTCGAGCTATGACCAGTTTCCAAACTATGAGGTGCGCGGAACCCTGTTTAAGGAAATGGTAAGAAAGTGGCTGCAGGCATAG
- a CDS encoding phospho-N-acetylmuramoyl-pentapeptide-transferase, with the protein MEIKYLLAFGISLVATLVVMPLLIPFLHKIKFGQSIRKEGPQSHMAKTGTPTMGGLVFVSVPILVMLVLDYKAFFSGEMLICVLAYLGYALIGFIDDFLIVVKKNNDGLKPSVKFLMQSVLAVVFYLFYRSIAETTLILPVVHISLELGILYFVLIFFMFTCESNAVNLTDGLDGLCAGTSIIAIAPFVIFALLQGNKDLAMLLLAVCGSLLGYLRFNVHPAKIFMGDTGSLAIGGLLAASAMILKQELLLVVIGGVFVMELLSVVIQVTSYKATKKRVFRMAPLHHHFELGGMKETQVVLMFWSIGVVLAALGLWLGVM; encoded by the coding sequence TTGGAAATAAAATATCTGCTTGCATTCGGAATCAGTCTGGTGGCAACCCTGGTGGTAATGCCGCTGCTCATTCCGTTTCTACATAAAATTAAATTCGGACAGAGCATCCGCAAGGAAGGACCGCAGAGCCATATGGCGAAAACGGGAACCCCGACGATGGGAGGACTGGTATTTGTAAGTGTCCCGATCCTAGTTATGCTGGTTCTGGACTACAAGGCTTTTTTCTCAGGGGAAATGCTGATCTGTGTCCTGGCTTATCTGGGCTATGCCCTCATCGGATTCATTGATGATTTCCTGATCGTCGTGAAAAAGAACAATGACGGTCTGAAACCATCTGTGAAGTTTCTGATGCAGTCCGTGCTGGCGGTCGTATTTTATCTGTTCTACCGCTCCATTGCGGAAACGACGCTGATTCTTCCGGTTGTTCATATTTCACTGGAGCTGGGAATTCTGTATTTTGTACTGATCTTCTTTATGTTCACCTGTGAATCCAATGCCGTCAATCTGACGGATGGTCTGGATGGCCTGTGCGCCGGAACCTCCATCATTGCGATTGCGCCCTTTGTGATATTTGCCCTGCTGCAGGGAAATAAGGATCTGGCAATGCTGCTTTTGGCGGTATGCGGTTCGCTGCTTGGGTATCTGCGCTTTAATGTGCATCCGGCTAAAATCTTTATGGGGGATACCGGCTCCCTGGCAATCGGCGGTCTGCTTGCGGCAAGCGCCATGATTTTAAAGCAGGAGCTGCTGCTGGTAGTGATCGGCGGTGTCTTCGTCATGGAGCTGCTGTCTGTTGTCATTCAGGTAACAAGCTATAAGGCGACAAAGAAGCGAGTGTTTCGGATGGCACCGCTGCATCATCATTTCGAGCTGGGCGGTATGAAGGAAACACAGGTGGTGCTGATGTTCTGGAGCATCGGTGTTGTCCTTGCGGCACTTGGCTTATGGCTGGGGGTAATGTAA
- a CDS encoding UDP-N-acetylmuramoyl-L-alanyl-D-glutamate--2,6-diaminopimelate ligase, with the protein MLREGRFGFILEMIRLNELFALLHIDCEDARILQGISDDTRDVKKDWLFVCRKGSLYDGAAFLQEALDKGAVVLCDQMLPMQHVYYTPHVERITQALLELYYGDLCTHLHVIGITGTNGKTSVASIISQLLKMEGCRVLQIGTGSVRYPDEVIEIHNTTPGCFQLANYFRRAHDEKITHVVMEVSSHAIDQNRISFLHFDDIVYTNITQDHLDYHLTRVHYRYTKFKLRRYLKPQGTIVYNSDLSYMQELVNLAQHACISIGMQAAHFPLHDVELSDHDLSFRLQGYDFHARLLGMVNVYNLAEAIVVVHRLGFSYERLRKDCEKLLPVSGRMEVMEVGGFTIWIDYAHTAAAVEELLVFANSVKKGRILTILGCGGERDRSKRPAMAAIAAKYSDLAVFTSDNPRGESVDRILADMKCESFPNAAVFENRYFAIKHTIKVAQNSDIIIIAGKGSEETITAFGHEYPFSDRSCVKERLAKEELLWK; encoded by the coding sequence GTGCTGAGGGAGGGGAGGTTTGGATTTATCTTGGAAATGATAAGGTTAAATGAGTTGTTTGCACTGCTGCATATCGACTGTGAGGATGCGCGTATCCTGCAGGGAATCAGTGATGATACCCGCGACGTAAAAAAGGACTGGCTCTTTGTCTGCCGCAAAGGAAGCCTGTATGATGGAGCGGCGTTTTTACAGGAGGCGCTGGACAAGGGGGCAGTGGTGCTGTGCGATCAGATGCTGCCTATGCAGCATGTCTACTACACACCGCATGTAGAGCGCATTACACAGGCATTGCTGGAGCTGTACTATGGGGATTTATGTACCCATCTGCATGTGATCGGCATTACGGGAACCAATGGAAAAACAAGCGTTGCCAGCATCATCTCCCAGCTGCTGAAGATGGAAGGATGCCGGGTTCTGCAGATCGGCACCGGGAGTGTCCGCTATCCGGATGAGGTCATTGAAATTCACAACACCACTCCGGGCTGTTTTCAGCTGGCAAACTATTTCAGGAGAGCGCACGATGAGAAGATTACCCATGTTGTCATGGAGGTCAGCTCACATGCCATTGATCAAAACCGCATCAGCTTTCTGCATTTTGATGATATCGTATATACGAATATCACACAGGATCATCTGGATTATCACCTGACCAGAGTGCATTACCGCTATACCAAATTCAAGCTGCGCCGCTATCTGAAGCCACAGGGAACCATTGTGTACAACAGTGACCTCAGCTATATGCAGGAGCTGGTCAACCTTGCCCAGCATGCCTGTATCAGCATCGGTATGCAGGCAGCACATTTTCCGCTGCATGATGTGGAACTTAGTGATCATGACCTTTCCTTTCGCCTGCAGGGCTATGATTTTCATGCCCGTTTGCTGGGTATGGTGAACGTATACAATCTGGCAGAGGCAATTGTGGTTGTCCATCGACTGGGCTTTTCCTATGAGCGCTTGCGTAAGGATTGTGAGAAGCTGCTGCCGGTCAGCGGTCGCATGGAGGTTATGGAGGTTGGCGGATTCACCATCTGGATCGACTATGCACATACTGCAGCCGCGGTCGAAGAGCTGCTGGTCTTTGCCAATTCTGTAAAAAAAGGAAGGATTCTGACCATCTTGGGGTGTGGAGGAGAACGGGATCGCAGCAAGCGTCCTGCCATGGCTGCCATTGCCGCAAAATACAGTGATCTTGCCGTTTTCACGAGTGATAATCCAAGAGGGGAAAGTGTAGACCGTATCCTTGCTGACATGAAATGTGAGAGCTTTCCCAACGCAGCAGTCTTCGAAAATCGCTACTTTGCGATAAAACATACTATCAAAGTAGCACAAAATAGTGATATAATAATAATCGCTGGAAAAGGGAGCGAGGAAACCATCACGGCTTTCGGACACGAATATCCCTTTTCTGATCGATCCTGCGTAAAGGAACGTCTAGCTAAGGAGGAACTACTTTGGAAATAA